A genomic segment from Maniola hyperantus chromosome 4, iAphHyp1.2, whole genome shotgun sequence encodes:
- the LOC117981845 gene encoding putative RNA polymerase II subunit B1 CTD phosphatase RPAP2, giving the protein MEAQAKRGIKRPTKIEEMTKEQIRQAIIKKQECNTKAQHIVESLLENDIQEDYFLKCLCDINQSHFEDVIEERSILHLCGYPICQKTLSQKDIPKQKYRISMKTNKVYDITARKSFCSNICYKSATHVKKQMLTSPLWFREYENIPQFSLLPLDSVGSMGQEVDLSLTERIVLKAESQTFTSINDFTNATLNDIDKHQNETGNNENSDTNNLLSKMENTIGVSNETFPHLHTKETNHRNNQSTNITTTENTVEKDVKNTSNNPLNLVGDVIEKSVKPIDTTTIRTPKDITTIKKESVSQKKTLNNPLNIIGDVIEKPVKQIDSMLVNKPRNSAMEVKNSTNNKRVLQKKQLSITTITIEVEKCLAEWFTIDTLLFLFGEEKVKEMVADKGDCIQNYLNNYSKHISYSSNTYDQYQALCRKLNMLELEDRRFDSQTLARETKPLPDYNILKEESKKLQLKVKAFFSGETEIPIQNENTEVKSDITNDEEDNFNKTQLPLIDKNAQNALRRRIVCKHLNTVLPDLLRSLGLLTLTISSDIRLLVNTFKLKANNIMFKQIQWTLIAIVFIKLLSLRDGRLEFLLGQPMAYQHMQLLLLSYKQDGGYLDRLISWLTDIDRLLDVNDTQLTIEIGT; this is encoded by the coding sequence ATGGAAGCACAAGCAAAAAGAGGAATTAAAAGACCTACGAAAATTGAAGAAATGACGAAAGAACAAATCAGGCAAGCGATCATAAAAAAACAGGAATGCAACACGAAAGCTCAACATATAGTCGAGAGTCTGCTTGAAAATGACATACAGGAAGATTATTTTCTTAAATGCTTGTGTGATATTAACCAAAGCCACTTTGAGGATGTGATTGAAGAGAGATCAATTTTACATTTATGTGGTTATCCTATATGCCAAAAGACCCTGTCTCAAAAAGATATTCCTAAACAAAAGTATAGAATATCTATGAAAACGAATAAAGTTTACGACATCACAGCAAGGAAGAGTTTCTGCAGTAATATTTGTTACAAATCTGCAACGCATGTAAAGAAACAAATGTTAACAAGCCCTTTGTGGTTCAGAGAGTACGAAAACATACCGCAATTCAGTCTATTACCATTGGATTCAGTGGGTAGTATGGGCCAGGAGGTGGACTTGAGTTTGACTGAAAGAATTGTCTTGAAAGCTGAAAGTCAAACCTTTACATCAATAAATGATTTCACAAATGCTACACTTAATGACATAGATAAGCATCAAAATGAAACTGGTAACAATGAAAATAGTGATACCAATAACCTGTTATCTAAAATGGAAAATACAATTGGTGTTTCTAATGAAACCTTTCCTCACCTTCACACTAAAGAAACTAATCATAGAAATAATCAATCAACTAATATCACAACTACAGAAAATACTGTCGAAAAAGATGTAAAGAATACTTCAAATAACCCATTAAATCTAGTTGGTGATGTAATAGAGAAATCAGTCAAACCAATAGATACTACAACAATTCGAACTCCCAAAGATATTACCACAATAAAAAAAGAATCAGTATCTCAGAAGAAAACTTTAAACAATCCATTAAATATCATTGGGGATGTAATTGAGAAGCCAGTCAAACAAATAGATTCTATGCTAGTCAACAAACCTCGTAACTCTGCAATGGAAGTTAAAAATAGTACAAACAATAAAAGAGTCCTACAGAAAAAACAACTGTCAATCACAACTATAACGATTGAGGTAGAAAAATGCTTAGCCGAATGGTTTACCATAGACACATTACTCTTTTTATTTGGTGaagaaaaagtaaaagaaaTGGTTGCAGACAAAGGAGATTGCATACAAAACTATTTGAACAACTATTCCAAACATATATCATACAGTTCCAATACCTATGACCAGTACCAAGCATTATGTCGGAAATTAAATATGTTGGAGTTGGAAGATAGAAGATTTGATTCACAAACGTTGGCCAGGGAAACAAAACCTTTGCcagattataatatacttaaagaGGAAAGTAAGAAGTTGCAATTGAAAGTTAAAGCATTCTTCTCTGGAGAAACTGAGATTCCTATTCAAAATGAAAATACTGAAGTTAAATCTGACATAACAAATGATGAAGAagacaattttaataaaactcaGTTACCACTTATAGATAAAAATGCACAAAATGCATTAAGAAGAAGAATTGTTTGCAAACATTTGAACACTGTGCTGCCTGACTTACTCAGATCTTTAGGCTTACTAACATTAACAATTAGTTCTGATATACGTTTACTAGTTAACACATTTAAGTTAAAAGCcaataatataatgtttaaGCAGATACAGTGGACCCTGATAGCTATAGTATTTATTAAACTGCTTTCTCTAAGGGATGGTAGGTTAGAGTTTTTGTTGGGCCAACCAATGGCATACCAGCATATGCAATTATTGCTATTAAGTTATAAGCAAGACGGAGGGTATTTGGATAGGTTAATATCATGGCTTACAGATATCGACAGGTTACTGGATGTTAATGATACACAATTAACTATTGAGATTGGAACATAA